AACACAGCACAGGGAAACGCTCATCGTAAGGCCGTGCATACACGTCGAGGACACGCTCCATCTCGCACAGAAACTTTGCGGTCAGCTGCGCGATGCACCACTGCCTTTTGCGGTGCGGCTGGACCGCGTTTTTTTGAGGATATAGAACACCGTCGACGGTGCAATCTCGTCGACCACATTCAGTTCTACGGCTTTTTCAGCGAGCAGCCGAATACTCCACTGCGCGTGCCCTTCGGGCGCCTCACTGCACGCGAGCGCAGTGATCGCCGCCCGGTCCTTGCCATCGAATTTTGCGGGTCGACCCGTATGAGGGGCGTCGAAGAGGGCATCATCCAGACCACCCAGCACAAAGCGTTTCCGCGTCGCCTGGACCATTTGCACGCTGATTTCAAGCGCGCCACTGATGTCTGAGT
This genomic window from Deinococcus arcticus contains:
- a CDS encoding helix-turn-helix domain-containing protein, whose protein sequence is MSRPLRYVVQLSGEQEQTLKAMVSRGSGKARVMTRARILLMTHRQISDSDISGALEISVQMVQATRKRFVLGGLDDALFDAPHTGRPAKFDGKDRAAITALACSEAPEGHAQWSIRLLAEKAVELNVVDEIAPSTVFYILKKTRSSRTAKGSGASRS